Proteins co-encoded in one Flavobacteriaceae bacterium MAR_2009_75 genomic window:
- a CDS encoding putative phosphoesterase: MVQPLKINDQHFTLHYSGSVFWEEKSTLLISDVHLGKVSHFRKFGAAVPKYAVYKNYRLLDELVNLYQPFNICFLGDLFHSSLNKEWVLFENWVSKTPAKITLITGNHDIIAPEKFESLEIDQFEELEVDNFLLTHHPEERSGLFNFCGHIHPAIKMKGFGRQHLRLPCFYKTENQLILPAFGEFTGTYVLQPNEKDEIFVIADQQVIKV; encoded by the coding sequence ATGGTGCAACCTTTGAAAATAAACGATCAGCACTTTACCCTGCACTATTCAGGCTCGGTGTTTTGGGAAGAGAAATCAACACTTTTGATCAGCGACGTTCATTTGGGCAAGGTTTCACATTTCAGAAAATTCGGTGCTGCGGTGCCAAAGTATGCGGTATACAAAAACTATCGGTTACTTGATGAGCTCGTTAATCTATATCAACCTTTCAATATTTGTTTTTTAGGAGATTTATTTCACTCATCGTTAAACAAAGAATGGGTGCTTTTTGAAAATTGGGTTTCTAAAACTCCGGCCAAAATCACATTGATAACTGGCAATCATGATATTATCGCTCCTGAAAAGTTTGAATCTCTAGAAATAGACCAATTTGAAGAATTAGAGGTCGATAATTTTTTATTGACCCATCACCCTGAAGAAAGAAGCGGCCTTTTTAACTTTTGTGGCCATATTCACCCTGCAATCAAAATGAAGGGTTTTGGGCGGCAGCACCTTCGACTACCCTGCTTCTATAAAACGGAAAACCAATTAATTTTGCCCGCCTTTGGCGAATTTACCGGTACTTACGTTTTACAGCCCAATGAAAAAGACGAAATATTCGTAATAGCTGATCAACAGGTAATCAAAGTGTAA
- a CDS encoding lipocalin-like protein codes for MKKSFILLSAIALGLFSSCSDDDSADSAENSLMGSWQLTAEYDNGEPYELDNCELEETIIFKSDGIYEFVDYDPAEGNENECVVDDDSSTGTWSIPSSGKLSISEGSIVIVTDYSISGNQLTITFEEEYEGETWTSKSIYKKK; via the coding sequence ATGAAAAAAAGTTTCATTCTATTAAGCGCGATTGCCCTTGGTCTATTTTCGTCATGCAGCGATGATGATAGTGCAGATAGTGCAGAAAATTCATTAATGGGTTCTTGGCAACTTACCGCTGAATATGATAATGGAGAACCTTATGAGCTTGACAACTGCGAATTGGAAGAAACCATTATTTTTAAATCTGATGGAATATATGAATTTGTGGACTACGACCCTGCCGAGGGTAATGAGAATGAATGTGTAGTAGATGATGATTCTTCTACAGGTACATGGTCGATACCTTCGTCGGGCAAATTATCGATTTCTGAAGGAAGTATTGTGATTGTTACCGATTACTCGATTTCTGGCAATCAACTGACCATTACTTTTGAAGAGGAATATGAGGGAGAGACCTGGACATCTAAAAGTATTTATAAAAAGAAGTAA
- a CDS encoding ATP-dependent Lhr-like helicase has product MTTRKELFNIASLWFEQQRWKPFKFQKDTWTAFLQGKHGLLNAPTGSGKTYALWFPIVLNYIKENPDYKTKHKKGLKAIWITPLRALSQEIKQSAERITEDLGTQMTVGIRTGDTTTKERSKQRTAMPDLLITTPESLQLLLSSKNYDKTFKDCSAIVVDEWHELLGTKRGVQMELGLSRLKTICKDLRVWGISATIGNLEQAREVLLGPTSPELKNSVMIKANLKKKITVKSIIPKTMETFPWRGHLGLHLLDEVIPIINNSKTTLLFTNTRSQCEIWFQKILAKYPEYAGEIAMHHGSINKETRLWVEQAIRNESLKAVVCTSSLDLGVDFAPVETVIQIGGPKGVARFLQRAGRSGHRPGKESVIHFLPTHAMELIEASALQVAVKDNAVEDRLPYLNSFDVLLQYLTTLAVSDGFYPKEIFPEIKQTFCYQGITEDQWQWLLNFLVMGSQSLSSYDEYKKIEVESDGKFKVNNRGIAMRHRFQIGTIVGDATITVKYQTGGYIGSIEEYFISKLTRGDVFTFAGRNLEFIRIKGMQAHVRNSTKRTNKVPSWMGGRLSFSAQMSELLRQELYKAAANELQGPELKSLKHIFDKQRQESIVPTTQEFLIETFKTRDGYHHIFYPFEGRAVHEAMSSLLSYRISLLQPITASLAFNDYGFEMLSDKPIDIQAVLDNNLFSTDYMLADLQKSLNSNEMARRKFRDIAVISGMVFTGYPNKGVKMKHLQSSSQLLFDVFRDYEADNLLFQQAFTETFEHQLEEGRLRMALERIEHQDIIWKECSKATPFSFPIITDRLREKLSSEKLADRIQRMTKILMKK; this is encoded by the coding sequence ATGACTACAAGAAAAGAACTCTTTAATATCGCATCCTTATGGTTTGAGCAACAACGCTGGAAGCCCTTCAAGTTTCAAAAAGATACTTGGACGGCTTTTTTACAGGGCAAACATGGCCTTTTAAATGCCCCAACGGGTAGCGGCAAAACCTATGCACTTTGGTTTCCTATTGTATTGAATTACATCAAAGAAAATCCCGACTACAAAACCAAACATAAAAAAGGGTTGAAAGCGATTTGGATCACTCCTTTACGCGCTTTATCCCAAGAAATAAAACAATCTGCAGAACGTATCACCGAAGACCTGGGCACTCAAATGACGGTGGGTATACGTACAGGAGACACGACTACCAAAGAGCGTTCAAAACAACGAACGGCAATGCCAGATCTGCTCATAACCACCCCCGAAAGCCTTCAGTTATTGCTATCATCTAAAAATTATGATAAGACCTTCAAAGACTGCTCGGCCATTGTCGTAGATGAATGGCATGAATTGTTGGGCACCAAACGCGGCGTACAAATGGAGTTGGGCCTGAGCCGACTAAAAACCATTTGTAAAGATTTGCGCGTCTGGGGTATATCGGCAACCATTGGCAACTTAGAGCAAGCCAGAGAGGTTCTTTTAGGCCCCACCTCACCCGAATTAAAAAATTCGGTCATGATCAAGGCCAATCTCAAAAAGAAGATTACGGTCAAAAGTATCATTCCCAAGACTATGGAGACTTTTCCGTGGCGTGGGCATTTAGGATTACATTTATTAGACGAAGTGATACCGATTATCAATAACAGCAAGACAACCTTACTCTTTACCAATACCCGCAGTCAGTGTGAAATTTGGTTTCAAAAAATATTGGCCAAATACCCCGAGTACGCAGGTGAAATCGCCATGCACCACGGCAGCATCAATAAAGAAACGCGGCTGTGGGTCGAGCAAGCGATTCGAAATGAAAGTTTGAAAGCTGTAGTCTGTACGTCTAGTCTCGATTTGGGTGTAGATTTTGCCCCTGTGGAAACGGTGATTCAGATTGGCGGACCTAAAGGGGTAGCCCGTTTTTTGCAAAGGGCCGGTCGTAGCGGTCACAGGCCGGGAAAGGAAAGTGTTATTCATTTTCTACCCACCCACGCGATGGAGCTCATTGAAGCTTCGGCCCTGCAAGTTGCGGTAAAAGACAATGCCGTAGAAGACCGCCTGCCCTACCTCAATAGTTTTGATGTGTTGCTGCAATATTTGACCACCTTGGCGGTTTCTGATGGGTTTTATCCGAAGGAAATCTTCCCCGAGATAAAACAGACTTTCTGTTATCAAGGTATTACCGAAGACCAATGGCAATGGCTTCTTAATTTTTTGGTGATGGGCAGCCAAAGCCTAAGTAGCTATGACGAATACAAAAAAATTGAAGTTGAATCTGACGGAAAGTTTAAAGTCAACAATCGCGGTATCGCTATGCGACATCGTTTTCAAATCGGGACTATCGTGGGCGATGCCACCATTACCGTGAAATATCAGACCGGCGGTTACATCGGATCGATTGAAGAGTATTTCATCTCGAAATTAACTCGAGGCGATGTATTCACATTTGCAGGTAGAAATCTAGAATTTATTCGAATTAAGGGGATGCAGGCCCATGTTCGAAACTCTACCAAAAGAACCAACAAAGTTCCTAGTTGGATGGGCGGTCGACTTAGCTTTTCGGCTCAAATGTCTGAATTGCTCCGTCAAGAACTTTATAAAGCGGCTGCCAACGAATTACAAGGTCCGGAGTTAAAATCGCTAAAGCATATTTTCGATAAACAACGACAAGAAAGCATCGTACCTACAACTCAAGAATTTCTAATTGAAACCTTTAAGACACGTGACGGTTACCATCACATTTTCTACCCATTTGAAGGTAGGGCGGTACACGAAGCCATGAGTAGTCTGCTTTCGTATCGCATCAGTTTGTTGCAACCGATAACGGCGTCTTTGGCATTCAACGACTACGGGTTCGAAATGCTATCGGACAAGCCCATCGATATTCAAGCCGTACTGGACAATAATTTATTTTCTACGGATTACATGCTTGCAGATTTACAGAAAAGTCTCAATTCGAATGAAATGGCACGTAGAAAATTTCGTGATATTGCGGTAATCAGTGGTATGGTCTTTACAGGCTATCCGAATAAAGGGGTGAAGATGAAACACCTACAAAGCAGCTCTCAATTGTTGTTTGACGTTTTTAGAGATTATGAGGCCGACAACTTACTTTTTCAACAGGCCTTTACCGAAACTTTCGAGCACCAATTAGAAGAAGGCCGTTTAAGAATGGCCCTTGAGCGCATAGAACACCAAGATATAATCTGGAAAGAATGTTCAAAAGCCACTCCTTTTTCATTCCCGATCATTACAGATAGGCTGCGAGAAAAATTAAGTAGCGAAAAACTGGCTGACCGTATTCAACGTATGACCAAAATTTTAATGAAGAAGTAA